One genomic region from Mytilus trossulus isolate FHL-02 chromosome 9, PNRI_Mtr1.1.1.hap1, whole genome shotgun sequence encodes:
- the LOC134683115 gene encoding liprin-alpha-1-like isoform X9, whose protein sequence is MSCDVMPTISEDGSNDGESQCSGDDANFEHLMVNMLDERDKLMENLRETKDTLSLTQAKLQDVERERDALQNQLNSTTPQQEFVSLSKEVNILRDQLLEREEEVAELKAERNNTRLLLEHLECLVSRHERSLRMTVVKRQASSPAGVSSEVEVLKALKSLFEHHKALDEKVRERLRVALEKVASLEEELTNANQELFTLREQQSKSRHSSGSTEETMKLMSKNDHKDEAKPEHLPKRLSNGSIDPDSEVNRIIELQDTVEKQNSELTATRTKLLELTNKCTELEESLTTTSKDLIKSQEQVVKLQRDLRESLAQREDQEERIATLEKRYLNAQRESTSLHDLNDKLESELATKESQLKSTEEKVRATQERLELAEQKLQQSLKKAEALPTVEAELAQRLEALTQAEERHGSAEERMQLTESKLHEKETEIQRCRQREKMNEEHNTRLSQTIDKLLSESNERLQLHLKERMQALEEKNQLTQELESVNQALEEIQNEKERMNEDLARAKKEIDTLRQQLEYLARPGSGYVLQSPSEISRRTQRGREHALNDDPTKVNTLNEQEWEKIQQQHVLANVQHAFDTSDTEEDSESVLGTFDMLSPSGHTDAQTLACMLQEQLDAINNEISEINEKTNPRGLIQEEKESTEQRAEELESRVGSGSLDAIASRWRTSPPLSGSSTPTPRTILSRDYLQKYHTAPAGMSASHLYTYSSSSPQLATATTAESINQQQYSRDDSAVNEEAMTIKCESSPPTPRSLRLERIATAIAQTSNPTNEDSVLSSTPKSVIDTMQATASPFSSTSSSQDSLSKNQKKKGIKSSLGSFFKKKGKTKEGINREMTPVGGGFGEMGDVSAGDALTLGLGQSEYDRRKKKKHELLEEAMKAGTPFALWNGPTVVAWLELWVGMPAWYVAACRANVKSGAIMSALSDQEIQREIGISNPLHRLKLRLAIQEMVSLTSPSAPKTSRTTLAFGDMNHEWIGNEWLPSLGLPQYRSHFMECLVDARMLDHLTKKDLRGQLKMVDSFHRTSLQYGINCLKRLNYDKKELERRREESATDCKDVLVWTNERVIKFVQSIGLREYANNLIESGVHGSLVALDESFDHNSIALALQIPNQNPQARQILEREFNNLLTMGTDRRLDEKKSKKG, encoded by the exons caaGAATTTGTTTCCTTATCGAAAGAAGTTAATATTTTACGGGACCAGTTACTGGAAAGAGAGGAAGAAGTAGCAGAGCTCAAGGCTGAACGAAACAATACCAGG TTGTTACTTGAACATTTAGAATGTTTAGTATCACGACATGAACGTTCACTGAGGATGACAGTGGTCAAGCGACAAGCCTCCTCTCCAGCAGGTGTGTCCAGTGAAGTCGAGGTTCTCAAAGCTTTAAAATCATTGTTTGAACATCACAAGGCTTTAGATGAAAAG GTTAGAGAGAGATTGAGAGTAGCTTTGGAAAAAGTTGCCTCCTTAGAGGAAGAATTGACAAATGCTAACCAAGAG TTATTTACATTACGAGAACAGCAGAGTAAGTCGAGACATTCTAGTGGCAGCACAGAAGAGACTATGAAATTGATGAGTAAAAATGATCATAAAGACGAAGCCAAACCCGAACATCTACCTAAG AGATTATCAAATGGATCTATAGACCCAGATTCTGAAGTGAATAGAATTATAGAATTACAAGACActgtagaaaaacaaaatagtgAATTAACTGCTACACGGACTAAGTTGTTAGAATTAACAAATAAGTGTACAGAATTAGAGGAAAGCTTAACTACAACTTCAAAGGATCTCATTAAATCACAGGAGCAAGTGGTCAAGTTACAGAGAGATTTAAGAGAG tcGTTAGCTCAGCGAGAGGACCAAGAGGAGAGGATTGCTACATTAGAAAAACGTTATCTGAACGCCCAACGGGAATCAACATCTCTTCATGATCTCAATGATAAACTGGAGTCAGAGTTAGCTACAAAAGAGAGTCAGTTAAAAAGT ACTGAAGAAAAGGTGCGAGCGACACAAGAGAGACTAGAACTTGCCGAACAAAAATTACAGCAATCATTGAAAAAAGCTGAGGCATTGCCCACAGTAGAAGCAGAACTAGCTCAAAGATTAGAAGCATTAACTCAGGCAGAGGAACGTCATGGTTCAGCAGAGGAACGAATGCAGTTAACTGAATCCAAACTACATGAGAAAGAGACAGAAATACAAAGG TGTCGACAAAGAGAGAAGATGAATGAAGAGCATAATACAAGATTATCACAAACTATAGATAAATTATTATCTGAATCTAACGAGAGGTTACAACTTCATCTTAAAGAAAGAATGCAGgcattagaagaaaaaaatcaactaacTCAAGAATTAGAAAGTGTCAATCAGGCACTAGAAGAAATTCAGAATGAAAAA GAGAGAATGAATGAAGATTTAGCAAGggctaaaaaagaaattgatactCTTAGGCAGCAACTTGAATACCTGGCTAG GCCAGGTTCTGGATATGTGTTACAAAGTCCCAGTGAAATATCACGGCGGACACAGCGCGGCAGGGAACATGCTCTTAATGATGATCCTacaaaa gTAAATACATTAAATGAACAGGAATGGGAGAAGATACAACAACAGCATGTGTTAGCTAATGTCCAGCATGCTTTTGATACCAGTGATACAGAAGAAGATAGCGAGTCAGTTCTGGGAACGTTTGACATGTTGTCACCTAGTGGACATACTGATGCCCAGACCTTAGCCTGTATGCTACAGGAACAACTTGACgcaataaataatgaaattag tgaaattaatgaaaaaacaaatccacGAGG attgatacaagaagaAAAAGAATCTACAGAACAAAGAGCCGAAGAATTAGAAAGCAGGGTAGGCAGCGGAAGTCTTGATGCTATCGCCAGCAGATGGCGTACATCTCCACCCCTCAGTGGTAGCTCCACCCCTACACCCAGGACGATTTTGTCCAGAGATTACCTACAAAAATATCACACT GCCCCTGCAGGAATGTCAGCTTCACATCTCTATACTTATTCCTCATCTAGTCCACAGTTGGCTACTGCTACCACAGCTGAATCTATTAACCAG CAGCAGTATAGTCGTGATGATTCAGCAGTGAATGAAGAAGCCATGACGATAAAGTGTGAATCTAGTCCCCCAACTCCTCGGTCTTTACGTCTGGAGAGAATAGCCACAGCAATAGCTCAAACATCTAATCCAACTAATGAAGATTCAGTTTTATCTTCTACACCAAA ATCTGTGATAGATACCATGCAAGCAACAGCTAGTCCATTTAGTTCTACCAGTAGTAGTCAAGATTCTCTAtccaaaaatcaaaagaaaaaggGAATTAAAAGCTCACTGGGAAGTTTCTTCAAGAAAAAAGGCAAAACGAAGGAAGGCATCAATAGAGAAATGACACCTGTTG GTGGAGGATTTGGTGAAATGGGTGATGTCAGCGCTGGTGATGCTTTAACACTAGGACTTGGCCAATCAGAATATGATAGACGCAAGAAAAAGAA gcaTGAGTTATTAGAAGAAGCAATGAAGGCTGGTACTCCATTTGCTTTATGGAATGGTCCGACTGTTGTAGCATGGCTAGAG TTATGGGTTGGTATGCCAGCATGGTATGTGGCAGCATGTAGGGCTAATGTTAAAAGTGGTGCAATAATGTCTGCCTTGTCAGACCAGGAAATACAGCGAGAGATTGGCATTAGTAATCCATTACATCGCTTAAAATTACGACTAGCCATTCAGGAAATGGTCAGTCTCACTAGTCCCTCAGCACCTAAAACTTCCAGAACT ACATTAGCATTTGGTGATATGAACCATGAATGGATAGGAAATGAATGGTTGCCTAGTCTAGGACTACCTCAGTATAGAAGTCACTTTATGGAATGTTTAGTAGATGCCAGGATGTTAgatcatttaacaaaaaaagatttacGGGGACAATTAAAAATGGTCGATAGTTTTCATAG GACAAGTTTACAATATggtataaattgtttaaaaagattaaattatgataaaaaagaatTAGAACGGCGGAGAGAAGAAAGTGCTACAGATTGTAAAG ATGTTTTAGTATGGACAAATGAACgtgttataaaatttgtacaGTCTATAGGTCTAAGAGAATAtgcaaataatttaattgaGTCAGGAGTTCATGGTTCACTTGTGGCTTTAGATGAAAGCTTTGATCATAATAGTATCGCTTTAGCTTTACAAATTCCTAACCAAAACCCACAg GCTCGTCAGATATTAGAAAGAGAATTTAATAACTTGTTAACAATGGGAACAGATAGACGGCTAGACGAG AAGAAATCTAAGAAAG gGTGA